One Vicia villosa cultivar HV-30 ecotype Madison, WI unplaced genomic scaffold, Vvil1.0 ctg.000852F_1_1, whole genome shotgun sequence genomic window carries:
- the LOC131631629 gene encoding syntaxin-61-like: MPSAQDPFYVVKSEIQESIDNLQSSFEQWKRSSDAVERGRVAKEVLAGCESIEWQVDELEKAIAVASKEPSWYGIDDVEIENRRRWTSSARTQVVTMKKTMDAGKSSSTTSINGMHRELMRLPDSYQTHTSNHNAANDNDDFIESESDRQMLLIKQQDDELDELSLSVQRIGGVGLTIHEELMAQEKIIDELGNEMDSTSNRLDFVQKKVAMVMKKASAKGQIMMILGLLALFIFLFFLVFLT, encoded by the exons ATGCCATCAGCTCAGGATCCATTCTATGTTGTCAAGTCCGAAATCCAAGAATCT ATTGATAATTTGCAATCTAGTTTTGAGCAATGGAAACGTAGTTCTGATGCTGTGGAGCGAGGACGGGTTGCGAAGGAGGTTCTTGCTGGATGTGAGAGCATAGAGTGGCAG GTGGATGAATTGGAAAAAGCCATTGCTGTTGCTTCTAAGGAACCTTCTTGGTATGGCATTGATGACGTGGAGATTGAAAATCGGAGGAGATGGACAAGCAGTGCCCGTACTCAG GTTGTCACAATGAAGAAAACAATGGATGCTGGAAAGAGCTCAAGCACAACAAGCATTAATGGGATGCACCGAGAACTAATGAGGCTACCGGATTCCTACCAAACTCATACATCCAACCATAATGCTGCCAATGACAATGATGATTTCATAGAATCAGAATCAGATAGACAGATGCTCCTTATAAA GCAACAGGACGACGAGTTAGATGAACTTAGTTTAAGCGTGCAAAGAATTGGAGGCGTTGGACTCACTATCCATGAAGAACTCATGGCACAG GAAAAGATTATAGATGAACTCGGTAACGAGATGGATAGTACATCAAACCGTCTAGATTTTGTCCAA AAAAAAGTGGCAATGGTTATGAAGAAGGCTAGTGCAAAGGGCCAGATCATGATGATTTTGGGCTTGTTGGCTCTGTTCATTTTCCTATTTTTCTTAGTATTCCTTACCTAG